A genomic window from Flavobacterium sp. I3-2 includes:
- a CDS encoding WG repeat-containing protein, whose amino-acid sequence MKKIIFILITILFAQTSLAQFEDFDKATSTKELISMLEEQANDLEYFITFFNNKNDEPSKPRKVNALKHTFNQSKFDNEIEEKSHYNYRFINDFKNGEIVVYIYKDENIYGSLDDLGASIYPTKIYYHDGTTEIPSKKINLSTRFSNELNLKKAVKQIDIEMVFSAARKLDSIVIPVKNNSKTKKKGFDFEIIKQNNQEVTIKTNATDIDFIETQAIATNNDRIESQGKTKLTVSPEYFESVSNKLLKQLNKLVETSKKDSLMNFDKFKAKFYSNLNELKKESGKIFNNDANDYYITYTFGAPVKEIVLYYNEDTYERKIVNKILPKKIQPYLIDYKDENQIFYDLNGKSITELKKYYGYENDYFFSGINQYYYFDLSKKQMIDLPYYKIETISNNFILAKEDDESPFYLVDTNNKKLMQVDGYHYDKDFNLTLIHANNSFYILNNSSLKPIEIKNIDRLTYAEKGYFVAKKNDKFGFIDANGKIIVPIEYEDVQPFDDFVDLTAKDVLFGVKKNNTWGFVNAQNQTVIPFMYSDIQGPFSYGVAPVYIDGKLGLINLKNEKLTQFTGSSYGSSSNFGKRSMSLSDGNYNHLGELDKK is encoded by the coding sequence ATGAAAAAAATCATTTTTATATTAATCACAATATTGTTTGCGCAAACTTCATTGGCTCAATTTGAAGATTTCGATAAAGCAACTTCTACAAAAGAATTAATTTCGATGTTAGAAGAACAGGCAAATGATTTAGAATATTTTATCACTTTTTTTAATAACAAAAACGATGAACCTTCGAAACCACGAAAAGTAAATGCGTTAAAGCACACATTTAATCAAAGTAAATTTGATAATGAAATCGAAGAAAAAAGTCATTATAATTACAGGTTTATCAACGATTTCAAAAACGGAGAAATTGTAGTTTACATCTATAAAGACGAAAATATTTATGGTTCTTTAGATGATTTAGGAGCTTCTATTTATCCAACAAAAATTTATTATCACGATGGAACGACAGAAATTCCATCAAAAAAAATCAATTTATCAACCCGTTTTTCAAACGAACTGAATCTGAAAAAAGCCGTTAAGCAAATCGATATTGAAATGGTTTTCTCAGCAGCAAGAAAATTGGATAGCATTGTTATTCCGGTTAAAAACAATTCAAAAACAAAAAAGAAAGGTTTTGATTTTGAAATCATCAAACAGAACAATCAAGAAGTTACCATTAAAACCAATGCAACGGATATTGATTTCATCGAAACACAAGCAATTGCTACAAACAACGACCGAATAGAAAGTCAAGGTAAAACAAAATTAACTGTGTCTCCTGAATATTTTGAAAGCGTTTCTAACAAACTTTTAAAGCAACTTAACAAACTAGTCGAAACTTCTAAAAAAGATTCTTTAATGAATTTTGATAAATTTAAAGCTAAGTTTTATTCCAATTTAAATGAATTAAAAAAAGAATCCGGAAAAATCTTCAATAACGATGCAAACGATTATTATATTACTTACACTTTTGGCGCACCCGTTAAAGAAATCGTTTTATACTATAATGAGGATACCTACGAACGAAAAATTGTAAATAAAATCTTGCCGAAGAAAATTCAGCCGTATCTAATCGATTATAAAGATGAAAATCAAATTTTTTACGACCTTAACGGGAAGTCGATTACTGAATTAAAAAAATATTATGGTTATGAAAATGATTATTTCTTTTCTGGAATCAATCAATATTATTATTTTGATTTAAGCAAAAAACAAATGATTGATTTACCATATTATAAAATCGAAACCATTTCAAACAATTTTATTTTAGCTAAAGAAGATGACGAATCACCATTTTATTTAGTCGATACTAACAATAAAAAACTAATGCAAGTAGATGGTTATCATTACGATAAAGATTTTAATTTAACTTTGATACATGCTAACAATTCTTTTTATATCCTAAATAATTCAAGTTTAAAACCCATTGAAATAAAAAATATTGATAGATTAACTTATGCCGAAAAAGGATATTTCGTTGCTAAAAAAAATGACAAATTTGGATTTATTGATGCCAACGGAAAAATCATCGTTCCGATTGAATATGAAGATGTTCAACCTTTTGACGATTTTGTAGATTTAACTGCAAAAGATGTACTATTTGGTGTGAAAAAAAATAACACTTGGGGATTTGTAAATGCGCAAAATCAAACTGTGATTCCGTTTATGTATAGCGATATTCAAGGGCCATTTTCATACGGAGTTGCGCCAGTTTATATCGATGGAAAATTAGGTTTGATTAATTTAAAAAACGAAAAGCTAACTCAATTCACTGGTTCTAGCTATGGCAGTTCATCTAATTTTGGTAAAAGAAGCATGAGTTTATCTGACGGAAATTATAATCATCTTGGTGAATTAGATAAGAAGTAA